In Sardina pilchardus chromosome 8, fSarPil1.1, whole genome shotgun sequence, a genomic segment contains:
- the naaladl1 gene encoding aminopeptidase NAALADL1, giving the protein MLKYLLFGVGGVVVFAVGILIGHFGIETNNSPDWVSKLSKDVDESLIEKFIAEVSNLEIQENLRELTKVPHMATTAGDEQTVQYMLTRWQDSVSGLDQAWREDYKVYLSFPDETQPNKVTVVSASNAVQYTAREKEKAYTPDQEDPAVVQPYAAYGPAGHPKGKLVYANQGKTSDYEHLNKTVDLRDTIAIVRYGGAGRAAKAINAAPFGVIGVLVYTDPGDINDGKMSDINETYPHSWYLPPSGVERGSFNTDFGDLLTPYLAAKEDTYRIPPEDITGIPPIPTQPIGFEDAYALICELGGEASPTEWRGAFNCSYNMGGPGFQASSKFSNSDVKLDIYNREEIKNSANVMGVIRGSVEPDRYVIYGNHRDSWVHGAIDPSSGTSVMLEITRVLGKMVKEGKWRPRRSIIFGSWGAEEFGLIGSAEYTEEYYSKLFQRTVAYINVDISVFANATLRALGSPSAQSVIFTASKQVKTPGSDSISVYDNWIRYFNRSSPTYGIIPSVGYLTGAGSDYAAFMHFLGITSMDFAYTYDRSKTNARIYPAYHTAYDTFNYSATYIDPGFTSHQTVARTAGNVLLRLADSLVLPFNCRDYAESLEGYLSVAVTNFKDELAAHQISIEPLSQAVKRFRTAADKLNSVIQDLDLSKVTPLDVRKINDQLMLLDRAFLDPLAFPDKYGFRHVIWASKSSGLATFPGLADAFERAQSTSLAADWSQAHKHLSILVQAIAGAASTIEDVI; this is encoded by the exons ATGCTGAAATATCTGCTGTTTGGGGTGGGTGGAGTGGTAGTATTTGCGGTGGGTATTCTCATCGGACACTTTGGCATCGAGACAAACAACTCTCCTGACTGGGTCAGCAAACTCTCCAAAGATGTGGACGAAAGTCTTATCGAGAAGTTCATTGCTGAAGTGAGCAACTTGGAGATTCAGGAGAATCTCAG AGAGCTGACCAAAGTCCCTCACATGGCCACTACTGCAGGAGATGAGCAGACAGTGCAGTACATGCTGACAAGATGGCAGGACTCTGTGAGTGGCCTGGACCAAGCCTGGAGAGAGGACTACAAGGTCTATCTGTCTTTCCCAGATGAAACCCAACCCAATAAAGTGACTGTAG tCAGTGCCTCAAATGCTGTCCAGTACACGGCCCGTGAAAAGGAAAAGGCCTATACACCAGACCAAGAAGATCCAGCGGTGGTTCAGCCATATGCAGCCTATGGGCCTGCTGGCCACCCAAAG GGGAAGCTCGTATATGCCAATCAAGGTAAAACCAGTGATTATGAGCACCTGAACAAGACAGTGGACCTTCGCGATACAATAGCCATTGTCAGATACGGTGGTGCAGGAAGAGCAGCAAAG GCAATCAATGCTGCACCGTTTGGAGTCATCGGCGTGTTGGTCTACACAGACCCTGGTGACATCAATGACGGCAAGATGTCGGACATAAATGAGACATACCCTCACTCGTGGTACCTCCCTCCTTCTGGTGTGGAGAGAGGATCCTTCAACACAGACTTTGGCGATTTACTGACACCCTACTTAGCAGCTAAAG AGGACACCTACAGAATTCCACCAGAAGACATAACAGGCATTCCTCCTATCCCAACTCAGCCTATCGGTTTTGAGGATGCTTATGCTTTAATCTG tgaACTGGGTGGGGAAGCATCTCCAACTGAATGGAGAGGAGCATTCAACTGTTCGTACAACATGGGAGGGCCAGGATTTCAAGCTTCGTCTAAATTCAGTAACAG TGATGTAAAGCTGGATATCTACAACCGAGAGGAGATAAAGAACTCCGCTAATGTGATGGGTGTAATACGAGGGAGTGTGGAGCCAG ACAGGTATGTCATCTATGGTAACCATAGAGACAGCTGGGTGCATGGAGCCATAGACCCCAGCAGTGGCACCTCCGTCATGTTGGAGATCACCAGAGTACTGGGCAAGATGGTGAAGGAAG GCAAATGGAGGCCTCGTCGGTCCATCATCTTTGGGAGCTGGGGAGCCGAGGAGTTTGGCCTCATTGGCTCAGCAGAGTATACAGAG GAGTACTACAGCAAGCTATTCCAGCGCACTGTTGCCTACATTAATGTGGACATCTCTGTATTTG CAAATGCCACTCTCCGTGCCTTGGGCTCCCCCTCAGCCCAAAGCGTTATCTTCACTGCCTCAAAGCAG GTAAAAACTCCTGGATCTGACTCAATATCGGTGTACGATAACTGGATTCGCTATTTCAACCGCAGCAGTCCCACTTACGGAATTATACCGAG TGTTGGATACCTGACAGGGGCAGGAAGTGACTACGCTGCCTTCATGCATTTTCTGGGTATTACCTCAATGGACTTTGCCTACACCTATGATAGG AGTAAAACTAACGCCCGCATCTACCCAGCCTATCACACTGCATATGACACCTTTAACTACTCAGCTACTTACATCGATCCAG GTTTCACCAGCCACCAGACAGTCGCCAGGACCGCAGGGAATGTTCTGTTGCGTCTAGCCGATAGCCTTGTGCTGCCCTTCAACTGCCGCGACTACGCTGAAAGTTTGGAGGGTTACCTTAGTGTGGCCGTGACAAACTTCAAGGACGAGTTAGCTGCGCATCAGATTTCCATTG AGCCACTGAGCCAAGCTGTAAAAAGGTTCCGCACCGCAGCTGACAAGCTGAACAGTGTCATCCAAGACCTTGATCTTtcaaaagtgac GCCTCTTGATGTTCGTAAGATCAACGATCAACTGATGCTCCTGGATCGAGCTTTCCTGGATCCTCTGGCATTTCCTGACAAATATGGATTTAG GCACGTGATCTGGGCTTCAAAATCCTCAGGATTAGCCACCTTCCCTGGCCTCGCAGATGCCTTTGAGCGTGCCCAGAGCACGAGCCTAGCGGCCGACTGGAGTCAGGCCCATAAGCACCTGTCCATCCTGGTGCAGGCTATTGCAGGGGCCGCCAGCACTATAGAGGATGTCATCTAA
- the si:ch211-102c2.8 gene encoding trichohyalin: MRSPSLSKDTGLGSTGPANDGDHQDTPSHEPERKRPASSPPRPSGGRQDSAGPSERGGSSATPTPEQEQCGLDARTEQCRWRLERLLGRADTRGPPEIATSTSTSTPPGPDSICTEDFIERFREETVDLEERSRTESTQSMPHDTAALDELPSFTGATDPAATESGSIGINVRYLAGVPVRNFDAVTIDSDLDSVRTEQVHRHLHKSFDHRKVIKAVEQVDSMLLDHSDCDTLADEEGSQQYRPLASTATVGSCGRQRIEKSPHVRGQPFSSDDNSEESESFQNSRGDHKGGRHSRSSTHRRSRGSRVKQNRGNNLSCGWLLEQMTERRLLEEALSHLRKDSEREENTLLMKRAQLCETEKSLADLLQQQQCMLQQLERLRLEVEQKERDSQRLEAGLRDNTAQSDTSRCELRRLQSQRDSCLLEVRGLQEELDALQRSWTVRREGGEARLAGGVSVLEREEMDRLLENAKSDLFSEQRRFRHTLDSMSEKLDEAQQELDQREEELRTLRRRCTELELQLTNTSRQREEQEECLQRQLKDQEGRVGALERIVAQKEVLLLGLQEEKSALQMELSTQKEEHHKQSSDIQEQGQREKEEALEAQRSQLSLDHEKNLQQVRLQAQELKSEALREQAQSHTQHMEVLESCIKLKEEEVRRLTGALGTQEEARRRREEQLRGETEEKVQRALDQEQRRWEEQREAALQEQRRRMEREAQEAQADAQAEVEKERRSVQGLQSKMLELQTKVQTLENELCVQQREQASAQAAVVQALREEHQAELLRQRKHAEQEAHTESLRLRQILQQSEAQLQSLQAALAEQERGHQMAQERHEQQQRRWAQELQMECQTLQSMLGNGGHAGSTLLSCTVGQAVEMVQALRSHFQKVISGLQQELELQKHTNQKLGQDKEHELGLQREQMLMEKERALQTLRERLIQEHIEELSVLNRPQLRGAPEGGVVDALRRQLRDKDEELRQVQRSMGQWKEKTTARLARKFEEELTAELDKRTPRVRSDQEKKLQRLEEEMRQLTMGDFDHTSSATRSSPAPPHPPTALRSQDLASYKLLRHLQSRIRHLHSESRAAGPTELTGSYLETIPATQESSRPCKTPK, translated from the exons ATGAG AAGTCCATCTCTGAGTAAGGACACTGGCTTGGGAAGCACTGGTCCTGCCAACGATGGAGACCACCAGGACACACCCTCCCATGAGCCTGAACGCAAGCGTCCTGCCAGCTCACCTC CCAGGCCCTCTGGTGGTAGGCAGGACTCGGCGGGACCctcggagagaggggggagcagCGCGACGCCGACCCCAGAGCAGGAGCAGTGCGGGCTGGACGCCCGGACGGAGCAGTGCCGCTGGAGGCTGGAGAGGCTGCTGGGGAGGGCTGACACCAGAGGGCCACCAGAGATCGCCACGTCCACGTCCACGTCCACGCCACCCGGCCCAGACAGCATCTGCACGGAGGACTTCATCGAGCGCTTCAGGGAGGAGACCGTGgacctggaggagaggagtagaactGAGTCCACCCAGTCCATGCCACATGATACCG CTGCTCTCGACGAGCTTCCGAGTTTCACGGGTGCCACAGATCCGGCGGCTACTGAGAGCGGAAGCATTGGAATTAACGTCAGATACCTGGCAG GAGTTCCGGTCAGGAACTTTGATGCGGTGACCATAGACAGCGACCTGGACTCAGTGCGCACCGAACAAGTCCATAGGCACCTGCACAAGTCTTTTGACCACAGGAAAG TCATTAAAGCTGTTGAACAAGTGGACAGCATGCTCTTGGACCACAGTGACTGTGACACTCTAGCAGATGAGGAGGGGAGccaacagtaca GGCCACTGGCCTCTACAGCCACCGTGGGCTCCTGTGGACGGCAGCGCATAGAGAAGTCGCCCCACGTCAGAGGACAACCGTTTAG TTCTGATGACAACAGTGAGGAGAGCGAATCTTTCCAGAACTCCAGAGGTGACCATAAAGGTGGAAGACACTCACGGAGCAGTACGCACAGGAGATCGAGAGGAAGTCGGGTCAAACAAAACCGAGGAAACAAT CTCTCCTGTGGGTGGCTCCTGGAGCAGATGACCGAGAGACGACTCTTAGAGGAAGCCCTGTCTCATCTCAGAAAG gacagtgagagggaggagaataCATTGCTCATGAAGAGAGCTCAGCTGTGTGAAACAGAGAAATCTCTGGCCGATCTTCTCCAACAACAGCAG tgcatgttGCAGCAGCTGGAGCGGCTGAGGCTGGAGGTTGAGCAGAAGGAGAGGGACAGCCAGAGACTCGAGGCCGGCCTGAGGGACAACACAGCCCAGTCAGACACCTCCAG GTGTGAGCTGCGCAGGCTGCAGAGCCAGAGGGACTCGTGTCTGCTGGAGGTCAGAGGTCTGCAGGAGGAACTGGACGCCCTGCAGAGGAGCTGGACAGTCCggcgggagggaggggaggccaGG CTGGCTGGTGGAGTGTCTgtgctggagagggaggagatggacaGACTCCTGGAGAACGCCAAATCAGACCTGTTCTCAGAACAGCGCCgcttcagacacacactggactCCATGTCAGAA AAGCTGGATGAGGCGCAGCAGGAGTTagaccagagagaggaggagctcaGGACCCTGAGGAGGAGGTGCACTGAGCTGGAGCTCCAGCTCACCAACaccagcagacagagagaggagcaggaggag TGCTTGCAGAGACAGCTGAAGGAccaggaggggagggtgggggcacTTGAGAGGATTGTGGCCCAGAaagaggtgctgctgctggggctgcaggaggagaagagcgcCCTGCAGATGGAGCTCAGCACTCAGAAGGAAGAGCATCACAAGCAATCCAGTGACATTCAGGAGCAGGGACAGCGTGAAAAG GAAGAGGCGCTGGAGGCACAGAGGTCTCAGTTGTCTCTGGACCACGAGAAGAATCTTCAACAG GTCCGTTTGCAGGCTCAGGAGCTGAAGTCTGAGGCACTGAGAGAACAGGCCCAGTCCCACACGCAACACATGGAGGTCCTGGAGAGCTGTATCAAG ctgaaggaggaggaggtgaggaggctCACGGGGGCTCTGGGGACACAGGAGGAGGCCAGGAGGAGGCGCGAGGAGCAGCTGAGAGGAGAGACTGAGGAGAAG GTGCAGAGGGCCCTGgaccaggagcagaggaggtgggaggagcagagggaggcGGCGCTGCAGGAGCAGCgcaggaggatggagagggaggcgcAGGAGGCGCAAGCGGACGCGCAGGccgaggtggagaaggagaggaggagcgtgCAAGGCCTTCAGAGCAAAATGCTGGAGCTGCAGACC AAGGTGCAGACGCTGGAGaatgagctgtgtgtgcagcagaggGAGCAGGCGTCTGCACAGGCGGCCGTGGTGCAGGCCCTGAGAGAGGAGCATCAGGCAGAGCTGCTGAGGCAACGCAAGCATGCAGAGcag GAGGCGCATACGGAGAGCCTGAGGCTAAGGCAGATTCTCCAGCAGTCGGAGGCCCAGCTGCAGTCTCTGCAGGCCGCGCTCGCAGAGCAGGAGCGCGGCCACCAGATGGCGCAGGAGAGGcacgagcagcagcagcggcgctGGGCTCAGGAGCTGCAGATGGAGTGCCAAACCCTGCAGAGCATGCTGGGAAACGGTGGACATGCAGGAAGCACACTGCTCAG CTGCACTGTAGGCCAAGCAGTGGAGATGGTCCAGGCCCTGCGATCGCACTTCCAGAAAGTCATTTCCGGGCTTCAGCAAGAGCTGGAATTACAGAAACACACCAACCAGAAATTAGGACAGGACAAG GAACACGAGCTTGGTCTTCAGAGGGAGCAGATGCttatggagaaggagagagcgctGCAGACACTGCGGGAGAGACTCATACAA GAGCACATCGAGGAGCTGAGCGTCCTGAACCGGCCGCAGCTGCGGGGCGCTCcggaggggggggtggtggacgCACTGCGCCGGCAGCTGCGGGACAAGGACGAGGAGCTGCGGCAGGTGCAGAGGAGCATGGGCCAGTGGAAGGAGAAGACCACCGCGCGGCTCGCCCGCAAGTTTGAGGAGGAGCTGACGGCTGAGCTGGACAA AAGAACTCCAAGAGTGCGCTCAGACCAGGAGAAGAAGCTTCAGcgtctggaggaggagatgaggcagCTCACCATG GGTGACTTTGACCACACGTCCTCGGCCACACGTTCGTCCCCGGCGCCCCCACACCCCCCGACTGCCCTCCGCTCTCAGGACCTGGCCTCCTACAAGCTGCTCCGCCACCTGCAGAGCCGCATCCGGCACCTGCACTCCGAGAGCCGGGCGGCTGGACCCACCGAGCTGACGGGCTCCTACCTGGAAACG ATTCCAGCTACCCAGGAAAGCAGTCGGCCTTGTAAAACGCCGAAATAA
- the ccdc117 gene encoding coiled-coil domain-containing protein 117 isoform X2: protein MHHPSPASSELGFFPPPFSPHRHIPELIASKDSTSATCHFSGADSRRNTSWERRCLRKHRRRTDDEACSPKRRRLTGEELAEDPKSHWSLHCSAAAASASVDATPALPQPDPRGQHVDLAAPSVPSPLLPAADVDGSCMEVEAAQRRLQEIEERITLEDDVDEEDLDVEPAQRRPVLVLSDSLKAGLQRGIGDILPHNVAESVSHSCMQLVVWRPPEDAVARRLKDSLQRQRKQQQQFASRQSTSTAGSTGAPATPPPPPPPQAHLRDFGEGALRPGYGSSAAQESGEEDMEL from the exons ATGCATCATCCCAGCCCGGCGAGCAGCGAGCTGGGGTTCTTCCCTCCACCCTTCTCTCCTCACCGCCATATTCCTGAGTTGATTGCCTCAAAAGATTCGACCAGTGCAACATGCCACTTTTCAGGGGCAGACTCCAGGAGAAATAC GAGCTGGGAGAGGCGTTGCTTGAGAAAACATAGAAGGAGAACAGACGACGA AGCTTGCAGTCCCAAAAGAAGGCGGCTGACAGGGGAGGAGCTCGCGGAGGATCCAAAGTCTCACTGGTCTCTGCACTGCTCTGCTGCGGCAGCATCGGCCTCCGTGGACGCTACCCCAGCGCTGCCCCAACCCGACCCGAGGGGCCAGCATGTGGACCTGGCCGCCCCCAgcgtcccctctcctctccttcctgctgCGGACGTGGACGGGTCCTGCATGGAGGTGGAGGCAGCACAGAGGAGACTGCAGGAGATTGAGGAAAG AATCACGTTAGAGGATGACGTTGACGAAGAGGACCTGGATGTGGAGCCGGCCCAGCGGCGGCCTGTGCTGGTCCTGTCCGACAGCTTAAAAGCGGGGCTGCAGCGCGGCATCGGAGACATTCTGCCCCACAACGTGGCcgagtctgt GAGTCATTCTTGCATGCAGTTGGTGGTGTGGCGCCCCCCAGAGGATGCGGTGGCCCGCCGGCTGAAGGACTCCCTCCAGCGGCAGcgcaaacagcagcagcagtttgcCAGCAGGCAGTCCACCAGCACAGCGGGCAGCACCGGAGCCCCGGCcactccgccgccgccgccgccgccgcaggcGCACCTCAGAGACTTCGGCGAGGGGGCCCTGAGACCAGGCTACGGCTCGTCAGCGGCCCAGGAGTCTGGGGAGGAGGACATGGAGCTGTAG
- the ccdc117 gene encoding coiled-coil domain-containing protein 117 isoform X1, whose translation MHHPSPASSELGFFPPPFSPHRHIPELIASKDSTSATCHFSGADSRRNTSWERRCLRKHRRRTDDEACSPKRRRLTGEELAEDPKSHWSLHCSAAAASASVDATPALPQPDPRGQHVDLAAPSVPSPLLPAADVDGSCMEVEAAQRRLQEIEERITLEDDVDEEDLDVEPAQRRPVLVLSDSLKAGLQRGIGDILPHNVAESVRSHSCMQLVVWRPPEDAVARRLKDSLQRQRKQQQQFASRQSTSTAGSTGAPATPPPPPPPQAHLRDFGEGALRPGYGSSAAQESGEEDMEL comes from the exons ATGCATCATCCCAGCCCGGCGAGCAGCGAGCTGGGGTTCTTCCCTCCACCCTTCTCTCCTCACCGCCATATTCCTGAGTTGATTGCCTCAAAAGATTCGACCAGTGCAACATGCCACTTTTCAGGGGCAGACTCCAGGAGAAATAC GAGCTGGGAGAGGCGTTGCTTGAGAAAACATAGAAGGAGAACAGACGACGA AGCTTGCAGTCCCAAAAGAAGGCGGCTGACAGGGGAGGAGCTCGCGGAGGATCCAAAGTCTCACTGGTCTCTGCACTGCTCTGCTGCGGCAGCATCGGCCTCCGTGGACGCTACCCCAGCGCTGCCCCAACCCGACCCGAGGGGCCAGCATGTGGACCTGGCCGCCCCCAgcgtcccctctcctctccttcctgctgCGGACGTGGACGGGTCCTGCATGGAGGTGGAGGCAGCACAGAGGAGACTGCAGGAGATTGAGGAAAG AATCACGTTAGAGGATGACGTTGACGAAGAGGACCTGGATGTGGAGCCGGCCCAGCGGCGGCCTGTGCTGGTCCTGTCCGACAGCTTAAAAGCGGGGCTGCAGCGCGGCATCGGAGACATTCTGCCCCACAACGTGGCcgagtctgt TAGGAGTCATTCTTGCATGCAGTTGGTGGTGTGGCGCCCCCCAGAGGATGCGGTGGCCCGCCGGCTGAAGGACTCCCTCCAGCGGCAGcgcaaacagcagcagcagtttgcCAGCAGGCAGTCCACCAGCACAGCGGGCAGCACCGGAGCCCCGGCcactccgccgccgccgccgccgccgcaggcGCACCTCAGAGACTTCGGCGAGGGGGCCCTGAGACCAGGCTACGGCTCGTCAGCGGCCCAGGAGTCTGGGGAGGAGGACATGGAGCTGTAG